CGCGTAGCAGCGGTGAAGGCTCATCGCTCACCCGGCGGAAAGCGTCCGCCCTGCAGCGGAAATCCCAGCGGCAACTTTCTTACGACGTAATATATAAAAGAAACGAACCGAAACATAAATCTGTAAACCATCTTCTTTTTTCATTAAATAGAAGAAGATGGATAATTAACAGACTAGATATACACTAAATAGAGTCCCTTTACCTGATTCTTTCCTACACATACAAGGAGGATTCGCAATATATCAAATTTGTATATTCCATCTTAATCTTTAAGAGAAACGGTGGTCACTGTTTCTCTTAATATTCAATCGTTTTCTAGAAACAAGAACAGCAACCAATTAAGGCTGCTGTTCTTCGTAAGCTTGTATAATTTTTGCGACAAGTGGATGGCGAACGACATCTCCTTGTTCTAAATATTGAAAATGGATTCCGGATACATTCTTTAATATTTTTTCTGCAATGATTAGTCCAGATTCAGCACCTTTTGGTAAATCAATTTGGGTTTTATCTCCTGTGATTACCATTTTAGAACCGAATCCCATACGGGTAAGGAACATTTTCATTTGTGCTTTGGTTGTGTTTTGTGCTTCATCTAATATTACGAAAGCATCATCTAATGTTCTTCCTCTCATATACGCGAGAGGGGCAATTTCAATCGTCCCACGTTCCATTAGTCGTTCCGTTTGCTCCATTCCTAATATATCATGTAATGCATCGTATAACGGCCTTAAATACGGGTCTACCTTCTCTTTCAGATCTCCTGGTAGAAAACCTAGACTTTCACCTGCTTCAACAGCAGGACGTGTTAGAATGATTTTTTTAACATGCGCATTTTTCAATGCCTGGGTCGCCATTACTACAGCTAAATACGTTTTACCCGTTCCAGCCGGTCCAATTCCAAATGCTAAATCAAATCTACGTATTCCTTGTATATATTCCCGTTGTCCAATTGTTTTAGCTCGAATCGCTTTGCCCTTTATATTTCTTGCAATTTCTTCATCGTATAACCCAGAAAAATACTCAATCGTACCGTTAATACTCATCTCAATAGCGGAGGAAACATCCCGCTGATTTATATTAATCCCTTTGTGAATGACTGCGAGAAGTTGTTCCATCAACTTTTTTGCTTCTCCCACATTTTTTTCGTCTCCAGCAATTCTTATTGTTTCTCCTCTAGTGATCAGTTGTACTTTCAGTTCCTCTTCAATAAGCTTTAGATTTTTATCTGATATGCCAAGAAGCATTACTGCTTCGGCAGTGTCTTTCAAATTAAGGTCTAATTGTGTATGTTCGCTCATGCTTCGTCTCCTTGGGGTATAACTTGGGGAATCGCAATATTTTCATTTATCAAAAATAATACTTTTCCTTTTACTTTATCATTTTGAATGGTCACCTGTAAAATTTTATCCTCGAGTATTTGCGTACCTGCAGGTAGTTCATTTATAATTTTTTGATAAAGTAACGGCCGTATTAGTTTTTTCATCGATTGCTTATCCAATAAATATGATTCCTCCTCTAAATTTCTTATATATCCTGCTTCCAGATAATTTTGGAGAAGAGTAGGAAGAGATATCTCCTTCCAGTATTCAATTTTTTTATCCCCTTTTCTTTGAACGACAAGCTTTCTATCATTTGGTTTCATCAAACTAACCTTTTGTGGAATTTCAAACTCAAGCTCAATCCAATAGTTAGCAAATACTTTCCCTTCGGCACTTGTAATAATTCTTTTATCTCCTTGTGTGACAAAACCATTTACTAAAATATCTCCTTTGTTAACCGAGACATTTTTTTCAACAGCCCTTACTCCTTTTACTAATTCAAAATCAGTAACAACTCCACTTCTTTTCGCAATTAGATGCGTTGGGGGTGCATTTTTTATCTCACGCTCCGACTGAATAGGAGCAAGCATGGGGGTTACAGTAAATTTGGATCCCGATTTCGTAAAATGTACCCATGAGTATTCTTTATGTTTTAGCAGTATTTTCTGCCTTATTTCTTGTTCGGAAGGTAAACTAGACGAACGTATTTTTTCTTTAATGTTCAATACCTTCAGTTCTTCCGAGAGAAGAACATTGCTTTCTGGCGAATCTGACTCAATTTGAACACTCCATATAAATTGCGCAAGAATCACAGGTATAATGATAAACAATACAAAACCAATAATTGAAAACGACCGAGAAGAAATTGTGCCTTCCTTCATCCTGTCTTCCAATTGAACGGAGAGCCGCAATGACCTCCTGATCTTTCGGAAAAGCTTTAAATCTTTTCTTTTTATAGAAAAAAAGAGGTATTGATCTGAACTGTGCACTTGATAAATACCAATATTCGCTGAAAGTAAACGCTGAAATAAAAGGTGTTGATCCGTTTTTACTGGTACTTTTACTTGTATAAGCTGTTGCATTACTGTTTTTCCTTCCTCGTAATTTTGAAATACATGAGTTCATCGACAACTATACGGAGTTGTTCCATAGATAGTGATTTGATCTCTAAAGCATTTGCTTGAATTTCTAAAAGGAAATCATCGTAAGCACAAACTAAATTGTTTTCTTTCAATCGAAGAATCGTTATTTCATAATCTAAAATAATTTCGCTAAAGTTTTCAATCATAATACTCGCATGGAGTGGAAATAGTTTATTCAAAAAAACACCCCTTTACATGACTTTATGCATGTAAAGGGATGTTCATGAGTTATCTTTTCGATTTTGGTGGTGCAAGAATCTCCGAAAATACAATCGCTCTTACTAGTTCATCTTGGGAACTAGGCAAGATGTGGGTAATAATCGGTTTAGATACTTGCTTCTCCACTTTATTTACTTGATGGATTGATAGTCGACCAGAAGATCTTGGAGTCCCTTGATCCCTGCTTACCACTCGCTCCAATTTTTCAACCACAACTGGCGCTGTTTTAACAATCGGTGTTCCTCGATCCAATTGCTGTTTATGCTCTTCAATAAAATTTTTCGCAAAATCTCCTAGATCTTTAAATGGATTTTCTACAAAAGGCTTTACTTGCTGCGCTCTTTTTACCGGACTTTGGTCAGGTGTTTTTTTCTTCTTCAATAAAGTACTGACGATTAACGAAATAACTATTAATATTATACCTTCCAAGGAGAAAACCTCCTTTCCCCTATATTATTAGTCTTTAAGTTCCTCAGTAGAAGGTTTGTCTCCTCCGACTTTGCTAATTGAATCTCTCATGCTAGTGTCAGCTTGAATATTTTTGTAATTCATATAATCCATTACACCAATATTTCCTTCACGAAGTGCTTCTGCCATAGCTAAAGGAACTTCCGCTTCTGCTTCTACTACTTTTGAGCGCATTTCAACTACTTTTGCTTTCATCTCTTGTTCAGAAGCAACGGCCATTGCACGGCGTTCTTCTGCTTTTGCTTGAGCAATTTTCTTATCTGCTTCTGCTTGTTCAGTTTGCAGTTCTGCACCAATATTTTTACCTATATCAACATCCGCAATATCAATCGATAGAATTTCAAATGCAGTTCCAGAATCTAATCCTTTAGCTAATACAGTTTGAGATATTAAATCCGGATTTTCAAGTACTCGCTCATGACTTGTACTAGAACCGATCGTACTAATAATTCCTTCCCCAACTCGGGCAACAATTGTTTCTTCACCCGCACCACCGACTAAACGATCGATATTGGCACGAACTGTAATACGAGCTTTTGCTTTTACTTCAATCCCGTTCATTGCAACGCCGGCGATAAATGGTGTCTCAATAACTTTAGGATTTACAGACATTTGCACCGCTTCTAATACGTCACGTCCGGCAAGATCAATTGCTGCCGCACGTTCAAACGTTAGTGCAATATTTGCACGGTGTGCTGCGATTAATGCATTAACAACGCGGTCTACATTACCACCAGCTAAATAATGACTTTCTAATTGATTAATAGAAACGGTTAATCCAGCTTTATGCGCTTTAATAAGTGGATTTACAATGCGAGATGGAACTACTCGACGTAATCTCATTCCTACTAAAGTAAAGATACTAATTTTAACCCCTGCTGCAAGTGCAGAAATCCATAATGCAATTGGAAAAAATGTAAAAAATACAGATAATACGATAAACGCTAAAACAATTATTACAATTAATGTAATCATAGTACCATCAATCATTCTATTTCCTCCCCTTTTGAAACTTCTCGCACAACTATACGAGAACCCTCTACTTTTATAATGATAACATGTTTATCTCTTTCTACAAAACTACCATCCGAAACCGCGTCTATGCGCTCGTCATGTATACGTATGGATCCGGCAGGTCTGAGAGGGGTCATCGTCACGGCGATTTTTCCAATTAACTCAAGTCTATTCTCATTCGACACATATCCTTGCTCTGTCGTTGTGGCATCTGACAAGATTATCTTGTTTAATGCTTTCAACTGTTTTCCAAAGAACTTCATTATAATCACCATTCCCACTATAGCTACTGTTAAAGCAATTAATACAGAGATACACATTAGAAAAATATTACCACCAGCTAATATGATACTAAAAATAATAGCTGCTGCACCTAATATACCACTTATTCCTCCTGGTAAGTAAAATTCCGCAATTATTAATATAATTCCGATAACAAAAATAATAATAGCTTCATAACCAGCAAGACCTGCTACCAAATGTCCAAAAAAGAATAGCACCAAAGATATAAGTCCCATCGTTCCTGCAACACCAAAGCCTGGAGAATATAATTCAACAATTAAACCAAGACTAGCAATAGATAGTAAGATTGGTACAACAATCGGGTTAGTTATAAATCTTGCAAGTAGTTCCGTAAAAGTTTCTTCGGTTTCAACGATTTTTGCATTAGCAAGGTTTGTTATTTCTAACAGTTCTTTTAGAGATCTTACAGTTCCGTTTGAGTAGCCAACCTCTAAAGCTTCAGAAGATGTAAGAGTTAACAACTCACCACTTGGTGCCCTGTACTTTGGAAGATGAACGGTCTCATCTGCCATTGCTTGTGCATAAATCGGATTTTTACCCGTTAACTCCGCAGCATTAATCATTTTCGCTTTCCACGCACTATTTGCTTTCTTATCAGCAGTATTTCCACTACTGTCGATTACAGCTGCCGCACCTATTGTCCCACCTGGTGACATATAAATCTCATCCGTATG
The nucleotide sequence above comes from Psychrobacillus glaciei. Encoded proteins:
- a CDS encoding PhoH family protein, coding for MSEHTQLDLNLKDTAEAVMLLGISDKNLKLIEEELKVQLITRGETIRIAGDEKNVGEAKKLMEQLLAVIHKGININQRDVSSAIEMSINGTIEYFSGLYDEEIARNIKGKAIRAKTIGQREYIQGIRRFDLAFGIGPAGTGKTYLAVVMATQALKNAHVKKIILTRPAVEAGESLGFLPGDLKEKVDPYLRPLYDALHDILGMEQTERLMERGTIEIAPLAYMRGRTLDDAFVILDEAQNTTKAQMKMFLTRMGFGSKMVITGDKTQIDLPKGAESGLIIAEKILKNVSGIHFQYLEQGDVVRHPLVAKIIQAYEEQQP
- a CDS encoding sporulation protein YqfD produces the protein MQQLIQVKVPVKTDQHLLFQRLLSANIGIYQVHSSDQYLFFSIKRKDLKLFRKIRRSLRLSVQLEDRMKEGTISSRSFSIIGFVLFIIIPVILAQFIWSVQIESDSPESNVLLSEELKVLNIKEKIRSSSLPSEQEIRQKILLKHKEYSWVHFTKSGSKFTVTPMLAPIQSEREIKNAPPTHLIAKRSGVVTDFELVKGVRAVEKNVSVNKGDILVNGFVTQGDKRIITSAEGKVFANYWIELEFEIPQKVSLMKPNDRKLVVQRKGDKKIEYWKEISLPTLLQNYLEAGYIRNLEEESYLLDKQSMKKLIRPLLYQKIINELPAGTQILEDKILQVTIQNDKVKGKVLFLINENIAIPQVIPQGDEA
- the floA gene encoding flotillin-like protein FloA (flotillin-like protein involved in membrane lipid rafts) encodes the protein MITLIVIIVLAFIVLSVFFTFFPIALWISALAAGVKISIFTLVGMRLRRVVPSRIVNPLIKAHKAGLTVSINQLESHYLAGGNVDRVVNALIAAHRANIALTFERAAAIDLAGRDVLEAVQMSVNPKVIETPFIAGVAMNGIEVKAKARITVRANIDRLVGGAGEETIVARVGEGIISTIGSSTSHERVLENPDLISQTVLAKGLDSGTAFEILSIDIADVDIGKNIGAELQTEQAEADKKIAQAKAEERRAMAVASEQEMKAKVVEMRSKVVEAEAEVPLAMAEALREGNIGVMDYMNYKNIQADTSMRDSISKVGGDKPSTEELKD
- a CDS encoding NfeD family protein → MKLSRYIISFFLLFLTFFMMVPTLASADTPIVYKIPIYKEVEKGLYAFLKRSIHEAEEAGADAIILEINTPGGFVDSAEKIVNLLDSTSIRKIAYINSEALSAGAYLALHTDEIYMSPGGTIGAAAVIDSSGNTADKKANSAWKAKMINAAELTGKNPIYAQAMADETVHLPKYRAPSGELLTLTSSEALEVGYSNGTVRSLKELLEITNLANAKIVETEETFTELLARFITNPIVVPILLSIASLGLIVELYSPGFGVAGTMGLISLVLFFFGHLVAGLAGYEAIIIFVIGIILIIAEFYLPGGISGILGAAAIIFSIILAGGNIFLMCISVLIALTVAIVGMVIIMKFFGKQLKALNKIILSDATTTEQGYVSNENRLELIGKIAVTMTPLRPAGSIRIHDERIDAVSDGSFVERDKHVIIIKVEGSRIVVREVSKGEEIE